A window of the Miscanthus floridulus cultivar M001 chromosome 14, ASM1932011v1, whole genome shotgun sequence genome harbors these coding sequences:
- the LOC136503527 gene encoding uncharacterized protein, protein MVTRKLLHYFTNHEVTVVTSYPLGDIIRNRDTAGRISKWALELMGHDIRYIPCTAIKSQALVDFVAEWTEVQLPAQDVSHEYWTMFFDGSVMAPGLGARVVLISLDGSRLRYAIRLHFLASNNVAEYEALINGLCIVIKLGAIRLYVRGDSELVIDQVMKESSYKSPLMTAYYQEVRKLEDKF, encoded by the coding sequence ATGGTGACTagaaagctcctacactacttcaccaaccacgaagtcacagtcgtcacttcatacccgctcggagacatcatccgcaaccgtgacACCGCGGgacgaatctctaagtgggcccttgaactcatgggccatgacatcaggtatatcccctgcaCCGCAAtaaagtctcaggctctcgtggattttgtcgccgaatggacagaggtccagctaccgGCCCAGGACGtctcccacgagtactggacaatgttcTTCGACGGATCCGTAATGGCACCCGgcttgggggctagagtggttctgatctccctagatgggagtaggctacgctacgccatccgcctccactttctAGCTTCAAACAATGTcgcagaatacgaggcccttatcaacggactatGCATCGTCATCAAGCTCGGCGCTATACGACTCTACGTCCGCGGTGACTCAGAACTAgtcattgatcaagtcatgaaggagtcctcctacaaaagtcccctcatgacagcatactaccaagaggtgcgcaagctcgaggacaaattctag